In a single window of the Desulfovibrio mangrovi genome:
- a CDS encoding PEP-CTERM sorting domain-containing protein, with translation MKRILIILSLLGVLSAAWIPASQAAVLLPPDVFGLQYDQFRSFSIAQMLYDGIVSGDPWDTAAGTGGLDVLAYTGATGQNNVNVGIAPNLYSFPDPLAAPSGSTSTFSGIWGLGGTISVDSLYGYLQDTFASSIPVFLFDMNEPGTAAKRDLQITAEIRIMDGTTVVDSWSFDGINDGVYQSTAWATAYGLIPSFFDPTTLISSNRGNGKVDFVAYAMGLDLADFQGMGYTFEGEFNMQGLDGSFEELYLTGAFAPPTTIPEPATLLLMGAGLLIATLGAALRKQ, from the coding sequence ATGAAACGTATACTGATAATTCTCAGCTTGCTAGGTGTGCTGTCAGCCGCTTGGATACCTGCTTCGCAGGCAGCAGTGCTACTGCCCCCCGATGTGTTCGGGTTGCAATATGACCAGTTCCGTTCATTCTCCATTGCCCAAATGCTGTATGACGGCATTGTGAGTGGAGACCCATGGGACACCGCAGCCGGAACAGGCGGGCTGGATGTGCTGGCATACACCGGGGCCACAGGCCAGAATAACGTGAACGTAGGGATCGCTCCCAACCTGTATTCCTTCCCGGATCCGCTTGCAGCCCCGTCCGGGAGCACAAGCACTTTCTCGGGAATATGGGGGCTTGGCGGTACCATTTCAGTCGACTCGCTGTATGGCTATTTGCAGGACACGTTCGCCTCATCCATTCCTGTCTTCCTGTTCGACATGAACGAACCTGGAACGGCAGCCAAAAGGGACCTGCAGATAACAGCTGAAATCCGCATCATGGATGGCACAACAGTTGTGGACAGTTGGTCTTTTGACGGAATCAATGACGGCGTATACCAGTCCACCGCATGGGCAACCGCATACGGGCTGATCCCCTCTTTCTTTGACCCGACAACGCTCATCTCATCAAACCGCGGTAACGGTAAAGTCGACTTCGTTGCTTACGCCATGGGTCTCGACCTGGCAGACTTCCAGGGAATGGGCTACACCTTTGAGGGTGAATTCAACATGCAGGGTCTGGACGGTTCCTTTGAAGAGCTGTACCTCACCGGTGCCTTTGCGCCCCCCACCACCATCCCCGAACCGGCAACCCTTCTGCTGATGGGGGCTGGCCTGCTGATAGCCACACTCGGCGCAGCGCTCAGGAAGCAGTAA
- a CDS encoding substrate-binding periplasmic protein, with translation MKSKLLVMVISLFICTGINIPSSYSQEPDKLHVMVDDNPPYNYAEGGELRGISTDLLSLIFKKMGFRLRKEDIEFIPWARGYEEAQRKAGTLLCTTARIPERENLFKWVGPIGVSRIALLARKGSGITISSLNDVARYGVEVVKNDTGEIIVLRSNIPKNLVGQSLTVWSSLYKLLHGDVKLVAFDETIAKSVVARMGHDIDVLEVVYILGEENLYYALNQRFQDNFITEMQQTLDALKQPTANNQSEYERIMKKYGISRED, from the coding sequence ATGAAAAGCAAGCTACTCGTTATGGTTATATCTTTATTCATTTGCACCGGAATAAACATACCTTCTTCGTACAGCCAAGAGCCTGACAAGCTTCACGTTATGGTAGATGACAATCCTCCATATAACTACGCAGAAGGAGGCGAACTGCGTGGAATCTCGACAGATTTACTCAGCCTGATCTTTAAGAAAATGGGCTTCCGTTTGCGCAAGGAAGACATTGAGTTCATACCTTGGGCGAGAGGCTACGAAGAGGCACAGCGTAAGGCTGGCACATTGCTTTGTACTACAGCCCGCATTCCAGAACGAGAGAATCTTTTCAAGTGGGTTGGCCCCATTGGCGTAAGCCGTATTGCATTGCTTGCCCGCAAGGGGAGCGGAATTACAATTTCCAGCTTGAATGATGTTGCTCGATATGGTGTTGAAGTCGTCAAGAATGACACTGGTGAGATCATAGTGCTTCGTTCAAACATTCCAAAGAACCTTGTAGGACAATCACTTACAGTCTGGAGTTCTTTGTACAAGCTTCTTCATGGCGACGTTAAACTTGTAGCTTTCGATGAAACTATTGCCAAGAGCGTTGTTGCCAGAATGGGACACGACATTGATGTCTTGGAGGTTGTCTACATACTTGGTGAAGAGAATTTGTATTACGCATTAAATCAACGATTCCAAGACAACTTCATCACAGAAATGCAGCAAACACTGGACGCCTTAAAACAACCAACCGCTAACAACCAAAGCGAGTACGAGCGCATCATGAAAAAATACGGAATCAGCAGAGAGGATTAG
- a CDS encoding RNA recognition motif domain-containing protein, protein MNKNFYVGNLSWKCTNNDLHALFSKYGAVVSARVVQDRETGQSRGFGYVEMGTAGSADAMNSLNGSSYQGRNIKVNESQPRGFRLRY, encoded by the coding sequence TTGAATAAGAATTTTTATGTCGGGAACCTGTCTTGGAAATGTACTAATAACGACCTTCACGCTCTTTTTTCTAAATATGGGGCAGTTGTCTCCGCGCGTGTAGTTCAGGATCGTGAAACTGGTCAGTCCCGTGGGTTTGGTTATGTTGAAATGGGAACCGCAGGTTCGGCAGATGCCATGAACTCGCTCAACGGCTCTAGTTATCAGGGGCGTAATATTAAGGTTAATGAATCGCAGCCCCGTGGTTTCCGTCTCCGCTACTAA
- the hsdR gene encoding type I restriction-modification system endonuclease, with amino-acid sequence MHEAAETITSPNFWFLAEHDELLLKCAAQAERLVFSDANAALFKIRLFSELLAQQIAARSGIAIYEEDTAVKVLRKLDDEGVLSPKINQIFHILRKAGNIAVHGLEGEEQNALDALRFSRILATWFHKVFGKDKEFEPGPFLPPPKPTQADAALAAELERLKQKLAETEEAQQAALKKAEVAYLHLAEKESLLQESKQQQDEAKRSFALRVEELRIQATKKSKTEIDSTKQALNQVGEASVDLDEADTRKIIDAQLRDAGWEADSTHLTYQAGVRPQKGKNLAIAEWPTKSGPADYVLFVGLTPVATVEAKRRNKDVSSALKQAQRYSKDYTVRGEETLPEGSAWDGHVLPFLFSANGRPFLKQLRTKSGIWFRDARVTTNISRPLVGWPTPEGLMELLGQDIPAADASLETNSSDYLDLRYYQHDAIRAVEAAIAEGQRNILTAMATGTGKTRTCIGLVYRFCKAKRFRRVLFLVDRTSLGEQTADAFKDFRLESHQTFNEIYDVKEIGDVKPDKDTRLQIATIQGMVKRLLFPADGDTPLPVDQYDCIIVDECHRGYNLDKDMSDTELTFRSESDYISKYSRVLDHFDAVRIGLTATPALHTTDLFGKPVYTYSYRQAVIDGYLVDHEPPIRIVTELAEDGITWKAGQDIDIFDAHSGEVDTWNLADEVSVEIDEFNKRVITEPFNKVVCGQLAKHLDPTLDGKTLIFCATDSHADMVVDLLKQAFASEYGEVEDDAVIKITGNSDKPLQLIRCFKNERLPNVVVTVDLLTTGIDVPEICNLVFLRRVRSRILYEQMLGRATRLCDDIGKEWFRIFDAVDLYSALQDYTEMKPVVQTVSVTFQQLISELEGTTDDNVRQTIVNQFRAKFQRKKRLIKDDALEKFQTLTGHAPQAFADQLGGKDISSTTAMLLGPQGLGAFLDGIRSDMRGKQLISHHEDKLRREERGYGTANKPEDYLESFRQFILNNQNDIAALKVVLQRPGELTRQQLKELKQLLDEHQYSEVKLRTAWRESKNQDIAASIIGFIRQLALGSPLMSYEERVDRAMKRILSSRQWTAPQRQWLNRIGEQMRKEIIVDREALNSGQFQANGGFPRLNKVFDGRMEEVLNEINKALWAEAG; translated from the coding sequence ATGCACGAGGCAGCCGAGACCATAACGTCCCCGAATTTCTGGTTCCTTGCTGAACACGACGAACTGCTCCTGAAGTGCGCCGCACAAGCAGAGCGCCTTGTATTCAGTGATGCTAACGCCGCACTCTTCAAAATCCGGCTCTTCAGCGAGTTGCTCGCCCAGCAAATTGCCGCCCGTTCCGGCATAGCCATTTACGAGGAAGACACCGCCGTAAAGGTACTTCGCAAGCTGGATGACGAAGGCGTACTCAGCCCAAAGATAAACCAGATTTTCCACATCCTCAGAAAAGCTGGCAACATCGCCGTTCATGGCCTCGAAGGCGAAGAACAGAATGCGTTGGATGCCCTTCGTTTTTCCAGGATTCTTGCAACTTGGTTCCATAAGGTTTTCGGGAAGGATAAGGAGTTTGAACCTGGCCCCTTCCTTCCTCCCCCAAAGCCGACTCAGGCTGATGCTGCTCTTGCAGCCGAACTGGAACGACTCAAGCAGAAGCTTGCCGAAACGGAAGAGGCACAACAGGCCGCCCTCAAAAAGGCGGAAGTAGCATACCTGCACCTCGCTGAGAAAGAGTCTCTGCTTCAGGAAAGCAAGCAACAGCAGGACGAAGCAAAGCGCTCGTTTGCCCTTCGCGTTGAAGAACTTCGCATTCAGGCAACCAAAAAATCCAAGACCGAGATCGACAGCACAAAGCAAGCCCTGAATCAGGTTGGCGAAGCCTCTGTTGACCTAGACGAAGCAGACACCCGGAAGATCATCGATGCACAACTCCGTGATGCCGGATGGGAAGCAGACTCTACCCACCTCACATACCAGGCCGGAGTTCGCCCGCAAAAGGGAAAAAACCTCGCCATTGCCGAATGGCCTACCAAGTCTGGCCCAGCGGACTACGTGCTTTTTGTCGGCCTTACACCTGTAGCCACTGTCGAAGCCAAACGCCGGAACAAAGATGTTTCGTCAGCCCTGAAACAGGCACAACGCTACAGCAAAGACTACACCGTGCGAGGAGAAGAAACCCTCCCGGAAGGCAGCGCCTGGGACGGGCATGTCCTTCCCTTCCTGTTTTCCGCCAATGGCCGCCCATTCCTCAAACAGCTCCGCACCAAGAGCGGCATATGGTTCAGAGATGCTAGGGTTACAACCAACATCTCTCGTCCTCTTGTAGGCTGGCCTACGCCGGAAGGCCTCATGGAACTATTGGGGCAGGACATTCCCGCTGCGGATGCAAGCCTGGAAACGAATTCCTCAGACTATCTGGATCTTCGCTATTACCAGCACGATGCCATCCGGGCAGTCGAAGCTGCCATTGCCGAAGGGCAACGGAACATACTCACGGCCATGGCAACAGGCACAGGGAAAACCCGAACCTGTATCGGCCTGGTGTACCGATTCTGCAAAGCGAAGAGATTCCGCCGTGTGCTCTTTCTGGTCGACAGAACATCACTGGGCGAACAGACCGCAGACGCATTCAAGGACTTCCGGCTTGAGAGCCACCAGACCTTCAACGAAATATACGACGTGAAGGAAATCGGAGACGTAAAGCCGGACAAGGATACGAGACTCCAAATTGCCACCATCCAGGGGATGGTCAAGCGTCTGCTCTTCCCTGCGGACGGTGACACTCCCTTGCCCGTTGACCAGTATGACTGCATCATCGTGGACGAATGCCATCGGGGCTACAATCTCGACAAGGATATGAGCGATACGGAACTCACCTTCCGCAGTGAAAGCGACTACATTTCCAAATACAGCCGCGTCCTCGACCATTTCGATGCTGTCCGTATCGGCCTCACGGCCACACCAGCGCTGCACACGACCGACCTCTTCGGCAAGCCTGTATACACGTACTCCTACCGCCAGGCTGTCATTGACGGCTACCTTGTGGATCATGAACCGCCCATTCGCATCGTTACCGAACTGGCGGAGGATGGCATCACATGGAAGGCCGGGCAGGACATTGACATTTTCGACGCACACAGCGGCGAAGTGGATACATGGAACCTGGCGGATGAAGTCTCCGTTGAAATTGACGAGTTCAACAAACGCGTCATCACAGAACCGTTCAACAAAGTTGTCTGCGGCCAGCTTGCAAAGCACCTAGACCCGACACTGGATGGAAAGACCCTCATCTTCTGCGCTACGGACAGCCATGCCGACATGGTTGTTGACCTGCTTAAGCAGGCCTTTGCATCCGAGTATGGCGAGGTGGAAGATGATGCTGTGATCAAGATAACGGGCAATTCGGATAAGCCGTTGCAGCTCATCCGCTGCTTTAAAAATGAACGACTTCCGAATGTCGTCGTCACGGTTGACCTCTTGACCACAGGCATAGACGTACCGGAAATTTGCAACCTTGTTTTCCTGCGGAGAGTCAGAAGCCGCATTCTGTATGAGCAGATGCTGGGCAGAGCAACACGCCTGTGCGACGACATCGGCAAGGAGTGGTTCCGCATCTTCGACGCCGTAGACCTATACTCTGCTTTGCAGGACTACACCGAGATGAAACCTGTTGTGCAGACTGTATCCGTCACCTTCCAGCAGCTTATTTCCGAATTGGAAGGAACCACGGATGATAACGTGCGGCAAACCATCGTCAACCAGTTCCGCGCCAAGTTCCAGCGCAAGAAGCGCCTGATTAAGGATGATGCCCTTGAGAAGTTCCAGACGCTCACAGGGCATGCACCGCAGGCCTTTGCTGACCAACTTGGGGGCAAGGATATTTCCAGCACCACAGCCATGCTTCTCGGCCCTCAAGGCCTTGGTGCGTTCCTGGATGGTATCCGATCCGACATGAGAGGCAAGCAACTCATCTCCCATCATGAGGATAAACTCCGGCGTGAGGAACGCGGCTACGGTACGGCTAACAAACCGGAAGACTACCTGGAATCCTTCCGGCAATTCATTCTGAACAATCAAAACGATATTGCCGCCCTCAAGGTTGTTCTGCAACGCCCAGGCGAACTCACCCGCCAGCAACTGAAGGAGCTTAAGCAACTCCTTGACGAGCACCAGTATTCTGAGGTCAAACTGCGCACCGCGTGGCGCGAGTCTAAGAATCAGGACATCGCTGCTTCCATCATAGGATTCATCCGCCAGTTAGCCCTTGGCTCACCGCTCATGTCATATGAAGAACGTGTGGACAGGGCTATGAAGCGCATCCTTTCAAGCCGCCAGTGGACAGCCCCACAACGACAATGGCTGAACCGAATTGGTGAGCAGATGCGCAAAGAGATCATCGTGGATCGCGAAGCCCTCAACAGCGGACAATTCCAGGCCAACGGTGGCTTCCCAAGATTAAACAAGGTGTTTGATGGCAGAATGGAAGAAGTTTTAAACGAGATCAATAAAGCCCTATGGGCTGAAGCTGGATAG
- a CDS encoding type I restriction-modification system subunit M produces MNTTTDIVQQLWKLCNTLWGDGVTYHQYVNELTYLLFLKMAEETQTEHQIPEEYRWKKLVKQDGVEQLVFYKKMLIDLGTSGSKLVQDIFANATSFIQQPKNLRRLVDAIDKLDWYSAREEGLGDLYEGLLEKNATESKRGAGQYFTPRRLIESMVDLMQPKPGEIIQDPAVGTGGFLINADRYIKERTDDLFTLKEREQNFQRREAFQGIELVQDVHRLCLMNLMLHGLETPVFPGDTLGPQGASMAKADLILTNPPFGTATGGGHTRRDDFTYPTNNRQLAFLQHIYRGLKPGGRAAVVLPDNVLFEDNTGRSIRIDLMEKCNLHTILRLPTGIFYAQGVKTNVLFFQRGETDKGNTKATWFYDLRTNMPSFGKRTPLTRAHFAEFEACYGGDPNGNAKRVDQGEEGRFRCFTREDLAKRNDNLDITWLRDENADHADDLPEPEILAAEIMDQLGIAMQEMVELKAMLENCGELND; encoded by the coding sequence ATGAACACTACAACCGACATAGTCCAGCAACTCTGGAAGCTCTGCAACACCCTTTGGGGTGACGGCGTTACTTACCATCAGTACGTAAACGAACTGACCTACCTCCTCTTCCTCAAAATGGCGGAGGAGACTCAGACTGAACACCAAATTCCAGAAGAATACCGCTGGAAGAAGCTCGTCAAACAGGACGGGGTTGAGCAACTTGTCTTTTACAAGAAGATGCTCATTGACCTTGGCACCAGTGGTTCAAAGCTTGTGCAGGATATTTTCGCCAACGCAACCAGCTTCATCCAGCAGCCGAAGAATCTGCGTAGGCTTGTGGACGCCATCGACAAGCTTGATTGGTACAGTGCAAGAGAAGAAGGCCTTGGCGACCTGTATGAAGGCCTTCTGGAAAAGAACGCCACGGAATCGAAGCGCGGAGCTGGTCAGTACTTCACACCTCGACGACTGATTGAATCCATGGTGGACCTGATGCAGCCGAAGCCCGGCGAAATCATCCAAGACCCGGCAGTAGGTACGGGAGGCTTCCTGATCAATGCTGACAGGTACATCAAGGAACGCACGGACGACCTCTTCACCCTGAAAGAGCGTGAGCAGAACTTCCAACGCCGCGAAGCCTTCCAGGGCATCGAGCTGGTGCAGGACGTGCATCGCCTCTGCCTGATGAACCTCATGCTGCATGGCTTGGAAACGCCTGTTTTCCCTGGCGACACGCTCGGCCCGCAGGGCGCATCCATGGCAAAAGCAGACCTTATCCTCACCAACCCGCCCTTCGGCACTGCAACAGGCGGAGGCCATACCCGCCGGGATGACTTCACTTACCCCACCAACAACCGCCAGCTTGCCTTTTTGCAGCACATCTACCGAGGCCTGAAGCCCGGTGGTCGTGCGGCAGTGGTGCTGCCCGACAACGTATTGTTTGAAGACAACACAGGCCGCAGCATCCGCATCGACCTGATGGAGAAGTGCAACCTGCACACGATCCTCCGCTTGCCCACAGGCATTTTCTACGCCCAGGGGGTGAAGACCAACGTGCTCTTCTTCCAGCGAGGAGAAACCGACAAGGGCAACACCAAGGCAACATGGTTCTACGATCTGCGAACCAACATGCCCAGCTTCGGCAAGCGCACCCCGCTTACCCGCGCCCACTTTGCCGAGTTTGAAGCCTGCTACGGTGGTGACCCTAACGGCAACGCCAAGCGTGTTGACCAAGGCGAAGAAGGGCGTTTCCGCTGCTTCACTCGCGAAGATCTTGCCAAGCGCAATGACAATCTGGACATCACCTGGCTGCGCGATGAAAACGCCGACCACGCCGACGACCTGCCTGAACCGGAAATATTGGCTGCCGAGATCATGGATCAGCTTGGGATTGCCATGCAGGAAATGGTAGAGTTGAAGGCTATGCTGGAGAATTGCGGGGAATTGAATGACTAA
- a CDS encoding restriction endonuclease subunit S has protein sequence MTKQADKGTWSCNQLPPTWVWASFNALFSDTTSSHKKLKQKDYDEDGSLPVIDQGASLIGGTTHRSELQYDEELPVIIFGDHTRCVKFVDFNFAQGADGVKVLRLFQKLYSKFFYHALKTVTLPDKGYSRHFKFLRATEFPLPPLNEQRRIADKIDALQAKSRRAREALETVKPLLEKFRQSVLAAAFRGDLTAEWRKQNPNVEPASKLLERIRAERRARWEEAELAKMQAKGVKPKNDKWKEKYEEPAPVDTEGLPELPEGWCWASTSESCAIVVDCHNKTAPYKEDGIPLIRTTNVRNGKINLSATMFVDEPTYQYWSRRCIPLPGDIIFTREAPMCEVGMIPEEVMLCMGQRMMLLRADDNNLRKNFLLYALQAPHIIEFAQRVGVGMGVKHLRVRDVENLPIPLAPIAEQKQLEIILTRTIELHEKLLEIVEGTSSPLNDLDQSILAKAFRGELVPQDPNDEPASVLLERIKAEREAAPGKKKRGRRAS, from the coding sequence ATGACTAAACAAGCTGACAAAGGCACCTGGAGTTGCAACCAGCTACCTCCCACATGGGTATGGGCAAGCTTTAACGCGTTATTTAGTGATACAACTTCTTCTCACAAAAAGTTAAAGCAAAAGGACTACGACGAAGACGGCAGCCTACCAGTTATTGACCAAGGGGCGTCCCTGATTGGGGGAACCACCCACAGATCGGAACTTCAATACGATGAAGAACTGCCTGTAATAATATTTGGTGACCACACCCGCTGCGTAAAATTCGTTGATTTTAACTTCGCCCAGGGAGCTGACGGGGTCAAGGTACTTAGACTATTTCAAAAGCTTTATTCTAAATTTTTCTACCATGCATTAAAAACAGTCACCTTGCCAGACAAGGGCTACAGCAGACACTTTAAATTTTTAAGGGCCACAGAATTCCCCCTCCCGCCCCTCAACGAGCAACGGCGCATTGCGGACAAAATCGACGCACTGCAAGCCAAAAGCCGTCGCGCTCGAGAGGCTCTGGAAACCGTAAAGCCGCTGCTGGAAAAGTTCCGGCAGTCTGTGCTTGCGGCTGCCTTTCGTGGTGATCTGACTGCTGAGTGGCGCAAGCAGAACCCAAATGTGGAGCCTGCTTCCAAACTCCTTGAGCGCATTCGTGCTGAACGCCGCGCCCGCTGGGAAGAAGCCGAACTTGCCAAGATGCAGGCCAAGGGCGTGAAGCCCAAGAACGACAAGTGGAAGGAGAAGTACGAGGAGCCTGCGCCTGTTGACACAGAAGGTTTGCCGGAACTGCCTGAGGGGTGGTGTTGGGCAAGCACATCAGAATCTTGCGCTATTGTTGTTGATTGTCATAACAAGACAGCCCCTTATAAGGAAGATGGAATCCCTTTGATCCGCACTACAAATGTGCGAAACGGAAAAATCAACTTGTCAGCAACAATGTTCGTTGATGAACCAACTTACCAGTATTGGTCACGGCGATGCATTCCCCTGCCAGGGGACATCATTTTCACTCGCGAAGCCCCTATGTGTGAAGTCGGTATGATTCCAGAAGAAGTAATGTTGTGTATGGGGCAGCGAATGATGCTATTGCGAGCTGATGATAACAACTTACGCAAGAACTTCCTCCTTTATGCACTCCAGGCTCCACATATCATTGAGTTTGCTCAACGAGTTGGAGTCGGAATGGGCGTAAAGCACCTCAGAGTAAGGGATGTTGAAAATTTACCAATCCCGCTCGCCCCAATTGCAGAACAGAAGCAACTCGAAATCATCCTCACCCGTACAATTGAACTGCATGAAAAACTCCTAGAGATAGTCGAAGGAACGTCTTCTCCACTTAACGACCTAGACCAGTCTATCCTCGCCAAGGCCTTCCGAGGCGAACTCGTTCCACAAGATCCGAATGATGAACCTGCATCCGTTCTGCTGGAGCGCATAAAAGCGGAACGGGAAGCCGCCCCCGGAAAGAAGAAACGAGGCCGAAGAGCCAGCTAG
- a CDS encoding phage antirepressor N-terminal domain-containing protein, with protein sequence MAFAFGRIFHHQQQIQEQNKRKQAGHRVGLPVFIKEKNTMKNVHEISAIVPVRHEEVTIAGSTVLAAVTEEGKAYFSPRHVCDALGIAWASQRVKIMADPVLLEGVSIIDIPSTGGSQKTVMLPIEYASAWLFTIKKVSAGKQAKLNLYRTECFLALDAWFRQGLRSNPAVRSAVVTPDSLAKALELAAQKAREAERLKIQVEAVEARLAELAPKAEKYDSFLDAKGTFTLTDAALALGLSVFELSNALRRFGWLYAKDRYVRPRVYAVRNGYMKVIKRRLARGLVEPQGRITPAGLAALYDAFNCEIRLPSVKSEFGRKAA encoded by the coding sequence ATGGCGTTCGCCTTCGGGCGCATTTTTCACCATCAACAACAAATACAAGAACAAAACAAACGGAAGCAGGCGGGTCATAGGGTTGGCCTGCCTGTTTTCATTAAGGAGAAAAATACAATGAAAAACGTACATGAAATTTCCGCTATCGTCCCTGTCCGTCACGAAGAAGTGACCATTGCTGGCTCCACCGTACTGGCTGCCGTAACCGAAGAAGGCAAGGCGTACTTCTCGCCCCGCCATGTGTGCGATGCGCTTGGGATCGCGTGGGCAAGTCAGCGTGTGAAAATTATGGCTGACCCAGTGCTGTTAGAAGGTGTGTCGATAATCGACATCCCTTCCACGGGTGGCAGCCAGAAGACCGTCATGCTCCCCATCGAGTATGCCAGCGCTTGGCTTTTCACCATCAAGAAAGTGTCCGCAGGCAAGCAGGCAAAGTTGAACCTGTACCGCACGGAGTGCTTTCTTGCGCTGGACGCATGGTTCCGCCAGGGACTGCGGAGCAATCCAGCTGTTCGGTCTGCGGTTGTCACACCGGATAGCCTCGCCAAGGCTCTTGAATTGGCAGCGCAGAAGGCGCGGGAAGCAGAGCGGTTGAAGATCCAGGTTGAAGCTGTCGAAGCCAGGTTGGCAGAGCTTGCCCCAAAGGCAGAGAAGTACGACAGCTTTCTTGACGCCAAAGGCACCTTTACTCTGACAGATGCCGCGCTGGCGTTAGGTTTGTCTGTATTCGAGTTGAGCAATGCACTTCGCCGTTTTGGCTGGCTTTACGCGAAAGACCGATATGTCCGCCCCAGAGTCTACGCTGTAAGGAATGGGTATATGAAGGTGATAAAGCGGCGGTTGGCGAGAGGCTTGGTGGAACCTCAGGGCCGCATCACCCCGGCGGGGCTGGCTGCGCTGTATGATGCGTTCAATTGCGAGATAAGGTTGCCCTCTGTAAAGTCTGAGTTCGGGCGAAAAGCTGCCTAA
- a CDS encoding recombinase family protein: MADIGYVRVSSVDQNTDRQLDSIRLDEVFEEKVSAATTKRPKLKECLRYLRKGDTLHVHSIDRLARNLSDLLGLLQDMTSRGVSVRFHKEGLSFTGEQNNPMQTLQLQIIGAVAQFEREIIKERQREGIAKAKAKGKHCGRSAKLDAEQVRELKARAMAGEEKKQLAMEYGISRQTLYRVIKED, translated from the coding sequence ATGGCTGATATAGGGTATGTTCGCGTAAGCAGTGTGGATCAGAATACAGACCGCCAGCTTGATAGCATCCGGCTTGATGAGGTTTTTGAAGAGAAGGTGAGCGCAGCGACAACCAAGCGCCCGAAGTTGAAGGAGTGTCTCAGGTATCTTCGCAAAGGAGATACGCTCCACGTTCACAGCATAGATCGTCTTGCGCGGAACCTTTCCGACCTGCTCGGCCTCCTTCAGGATATGACTTCGCGGGGTGTCTCGGTTCGCTTCCATAAAGAAGGACTTTCGTTCACAGGCGAACAGAACAATCCCATGCAGACTCTGCAACTACAGATCATTGGTGCAGTGGCGCAGTTTGAACGCGAGATCATCAAAGAGCGTCAGCGTGAGGGCATCGCCAAGGCAAAGGCCAAGGGCAAGCACTGCGGCAGATCAGCCAAGCTGGATGCGGAGCAGGTACGGGAACTCAAGGCGCGGGCGATGGCCGGAGAAGAGAAGAAGCAGCTTGCCATGGAATACGGGATCAGCAGGCAGACGCTGTACAGAGTCATCAAGGAAGACTGA